A region of Reichenbachiella carrageenanivorans DNA encodes the following proteins:
- a CDS encoding DoxX family protein — translation MKMLPTLGKFMFAIPMAIFGLFHFLNAREMSGTVPSFVPGGILWVYLTGAALVAAAVAVIIGKKAKLATQLLGLMLLLFAVLIHLVSVTNGNEMSMPNLLKDIALAGGAWYMSGQLSD, via the coding sequence ATGAAAATGTTACCAACACTAGGCAAATTTATGTTTGCTATTCCAATGGCTATTTTTGGATTATTTCACTTTTTAAATGCACGAGAAATGTCAGGCACGGTGCCGTCATTTGTACCTGGCGGTATCTTGTGGGTATATCTGACTGGCGCCGCTTTAGTAGCTGCTGCTGTAGCTGTTATCATTGGCAAAAAAGCAAAGCTTGCCACTCAGCTATTAGGACTGATGCTTTTACTTTTTGCAGTATTGATTCATTTGGTATCCGTGACAAATGGCAATGAAATGAGTATGCCAAACCTATTGAAAGATATAGCTCTTGCAGGTGGTGCTTGGTATATGTCTGGGCAACTTTCTGAC
- a CDS encoding NFACT RNA binding domain-containing protein yields MQFNYYFLKQLSKVLGPRLINLRITAVFSQNKDELILAFEGEGTEIFIKANLDSEASLLSFPADFARAKKNSVDLFEELVGLKVYSIRQFDNERSFSILFENHFELLFKLHGRHANLILFKKEVIQEAFKKNIEHDQALILNDLNRKIDQSDEAIVRESFDLFPIFPTFDKHIKNHLKSAGFYDTETPKTKLHILHELLDQLHEKTYYLTTIKDIPKLLLFKPEGKYEVYNDPIVASNALAREFFTNHGVAQLKNKLLGQVRKEIKKSLSYLSQTDAKLDEIMNRRGYGELANILMANLHLKVNPADKQIELFDFYTNEQITIKLKPHQSLQLNAENLYRKAKNQAKEVEMLKKNIEAKQQTLAQLQAKELEIEALGDIKALRTLTKPNPTQQNHKETTPFMEFSAGGFQVYVGKNAKNNDVLTQKFAKKDDLWLHARDVSGSHAIIRNPNGVNIPMHIIEKVAQVAAWYSKRKSDTLCPVIYTPKKFVRKPKGALPGQVLLSKEEVILVPPNRTALD; encoded by the coding sequence ATGCAATTCAACTATTATTTCTTAAAACAGCTTTCCAAAGTACTGGGACCTCGTCTAATAAACCTGCGAATAACAGCTGTATTCTCACAAAATAAAGATGAGCTAATTCTTGCTTTCGAAGGAGAAGGAACTGAGATTTTCATCAAGGCCAACCTAGACAGTGAAGCTTCCCTTCTGTCGTTTCCTGCTGACTTTGCAAGAGCAAAGAAAAACTCTGTAGATCTTTTTGAGGAGTTGGTTGGGTTGAAGGTTTATAGTATACGACAGTTTGATAACGAGCGCTCTTTTTCAATCCTGTTTGAAAATCATTTTGAACTCTTGTTCAAACTGCACGGCAGGCATGCTAATCTGATACTTTTCAAAAAAGAGGTTATACAAGAGGCGTTCAAAAAAAATATTGAACACGACCAGGCCTTGATCCTAAATGACCTTAATAGAAAGATCGACCAAAGTGATGAAGCTATAGTTCGGGAATCTTTTGACTTATTTCCAATTTTCCCTACGTTCGATAAGCATATCAAAAACCACCTAAAATCAGCTGGGTTTTACGACACGGAGACTCCTAAAACTAAACTTCATATCCTACATGAATTATTAGATCAGCTTCATGAAAAAACATACTACCTTACTACAATCAAAGATATACCGAAGTTACTGCTCTTCAAGCCCGAAGGGAAGTACGAGGTGTACAATGACCCCATAGTAGCTTCTAATGCCCTAGCTCGTGAATTTTTTACTAATCATGGTGTAGCCCAACTCAAAAACAAACTACTGGGACAGGTCAGAAAAGAAATCAAAAAGAGTCTGTCGTATCTCAGTCAGACTGATGCCAAATTGGATGAAATCATGAATCGTAGAGGCTACGGCGAATTGGCTAATATTCTGATGGCTAACCTTCATTTGAAAGTAAACCCTGCTGACAAGCAAATCGAGCTGTTTGACTTTTATACCAATGAACAGATCACTATCAAGCTAAAGCCACATCAATCCCTTCAGCTCAATGCAGAAAACCTTTACCGTAAGGCCAAAAATCAAGCAAAGGAAGTGGAGATGCTGAAAAAAAATATAGAAGCCAAACAGCAGACATTAGCACAACTACAAGCAAAAGAATTGGAGATTGAAGCACTAGGCGATATCAAAGCGCTAAGAACACTGACCAAGCCTAATCCAACCCAACAAAACCATAAAGAAACCACACCTTTTATGGAGTTTTCGGCTGGTGGATTTCAGGTCTATGTTGGAAAAAACGCCAAAAACAATGATGTGCTTACTCAGAAATTTGCGAAGAAGGATGACCTTTGGCTGCACGCTAGGGACGTTTCTGGATCACATGCTATCATACGCAACCCCAATGGAGTGAATATCCCCATGCACATCATAGAGAAGGTAGCGCAAGTAGCTGCGTGGTATTCTAAGCGAAAGTCCGACACCCTATGCCCTGTGATCTATACGCCTAAAAAATTTGTACGAAAACCTAAAGGCGCACTGCCTGGACAAGTCCTGCTGTCGAAAGAAGAAGTCATTCTCGTCCCTCCCAATCGTACGGCATTAGATTGA
- a CDS encoding MBL fold metallo-hydrolase, which translates to MKLTFLGTGTSQGIPVVACDCEVCRSVDFHDQRLRSSVLIEHKETSLLIDTGPDFRQQMLTHRVKRLDAVLYTHEHKDHTAGLDDIRSFNFKQKMDMPLYGRHTVLDQLKKEYAYMFAEKKYPGVANVAIHELKNSPFTIGDIMVQPIEVMHYKLPVFGFRFDNMAYITDAKTVAPSEREKLKNLDVLVINALQKKEHISHLTLAEALQFIEEINPKRAYITHVGHYMGLYRDVALELPKNVHLAYDGLILNS; encoded by the coding sequence TTGAAACTTACATTTCTGGGGACCGGTACATCACAAGGTATTCCTGTAGTAGCTTGTGACTGCGAAGTATGCCGCAGCGTAGATTTTCATGACCAAAGGCTACGCTCCTCTGTCCTCATTGAACATAAAGAGACCAGCTTATTGATTGATACTGGACCGGATTTTAGACAGCAAATGCTCACTCACCGGGTAAAACGACTAGATGCCGTCTTGTACACACACGAACACAAAGACCACACCGCAGGCTTGGATGATATTCGAAGTTTCAACTTCAAACAAAAAATGGATATGCCACTTTATGGGAGACATACCGTACTCGATCAACTCAAGAAAGAATACGCCTATATGTTTGCTGAAAAGAAATATCCGGGCGTAGCCAATGTCGCCATCCATGAGCTAAAAAACAGTCCGTTTACAATAGGAGATATCATGGTGCAACCTATCGAGGTGATGCATTATAAACTTCCTGTTTTTGGTTTTAGATTTGACAATATGGCCTATATCACAGATGCTAAAACAGTAGCACCATCTGAAAGAGAAAAACTAAAGAATCTCGACGTACTTGTGATCAATGCCTTGCAAAAGAAAGAGCACATCTCCCACCTCACCTTGGCGGAAGCCCTTCAGTTTATCGAAGAAATAAATCCGAAAAGAGCTTACATCACTCATGTAGGGCATTACATGGGGCTCTACCGCGATGTGGCGCTCGAATTACCAAAAAATGTGCATTTGGCTTACGATGGTTTAATTCTGAATAGCTAG
- a CDS encoding response regulator, with translation MKKIIIAEDSSVIQNLTKKILEIQNFSITSVKNGQEVLEKLDAEDYDLILMDINMPKMDGMECAKAIRKMTDPIKSKIPILAITGNAKNYSINDFKEVGINEYIPKPLNFDILVDKVKNYVSTDD, from the coding sequence ATGAAAAAAATTATTATTGCTGAAGACAGTTCAGTCATTCAAAACCTAACCAAAAAGATACTAGAGATTCAAAATTTTAGCATCACTTCTGTGAAAAACGGACAAGAGGTTTTAGAAAAATTGGATGCAGAAGATTATGACCTGATCCTGATGGATATCAACATGCCAAAAATGGATGGCATGGAGTGCGCCAAGGCCATTCGAAAAATGACAGATCCGATCAAGTCAAAAATTCCAATTTTGGCCATCACGGGCAATGCAAAAAATTACTCAATCAATGATTTTAAAGAAGTAGGCATCAACGAATATATTCCTAAGCCGTTGAACTTTGATATACTAGTAGACAAGGTGAAAAACTACGTTTCGACAGATGATTAA
- a CDS encoding PAS domain S-box protein, with product MLNQGRTELLNEVDKLKNKLKELNNKYDLLLESSASYFVIFEEGTVIEFSPKAEEKFVFASDFSDKTIDELMPIFQVDGERSSKTWASNFKSAQHTKSAPFEFEFLDKNGQSFATIATISKVKDERFLLHFDLVENTENLVVSANAITDNAPVFIKISDEKNNVTYFSKGWYDLLGSKDKETYSKWVDNIHPDDLAEYSSTVDFSISKKKNYEYSFRIKDSKGNYRWLLESGTPRYSKNKQFIGYAAAAIDTTERKALEVETTREKAISESEHKIQESLDESEVVAMTTNTEGSITFCNNKLVDTLGLNKTEIVGANLFDLFIPDAATKINQKKFGQIAKTGKHSGAIAGKFFTKEKEEIYVRFNVILLKDSFNEVSGINLIGENVTEQNKVKKQLEKSNDQLKELFDNSYDLIQTFDHDGVFQFVNQAWVEKLGYTNQLDKIRFKDLVHADHWGKTVANLDKIIKGEKVDRFETVLVSDMGKNIYVSGRVNCSFDMNGNAQFRGIFYDITERIRTEKAQSLYYKVADFNIEGPQLETLYSKLFDELQGLLNIKNLSIELNLTDKSNASTPYLRSEFEDTVQLENQKLINELIATQMDDKSKQLITYEEQIKAHVAQLDHAYTGLYPKVWLGVQITVSNKAIGLLSTYSYDDRSDFGAKDLELLYFIASQISLAIERKINEEKIVDQAARLKAIFESSSHQIWSVDEQYLLTSFNNNYALSLKSNYGIEAMVGSAYSKEKHKLSGAFNRFWEQKYNEAFAGKALNFQHEVRAINDQIQWSEVFINPIVKEDGTIEEVSVISNDITEKKSSELALYESEAKFREIFESIQDIYFRCDMHGKIVMISPSAKESLGLSSEDVLGKNITYFFNSESSSGSILRNLLRQHKVQNLEASYQTEDGEKIDFLCNVRILFRNKQTIGFEGVARDITEIRRAYEELSKAKELAEKSLAIKERFLANMSHEIRTPMNGIIGMIDLIGSTALDKEQMDYVKTIKKSSQTLMDILNDILDLSKIEAGKMELKQRPISLIATFQRLYDLFSKEANTHNIYLNYNLDEKIPSVIMLDETRLLQVLSNLVSNAIKFSDGKGIIDISLRLKRQENNTCTFKVQIKDEGIGIPKDQIKHLFINFNQLDNSSTKVYSGTGLGLAISKELVRSMNGEIGVVSTPGLGSTFWFTFEGEILDSNTGTVSSEPEEPLHITKSFEHVIPHILVVDDNKVNRTVASQILEKSGCKVYLAASGLEALEIVEKHPLDLVFMDIQMPNMDGVQTTQNIKALGLPKLPPIIAMTAYSMEDDRQKFLSQGLDDYVAKPIRAVTIIEKVKEYIQYKPEITEIEPQNEKASDLLINMETLDQLAKFGGAELLESVLSDFEQEANELIKNCMIYFADNQIEEIRKELHTLKGSAGTLGIEKLANHVIKLELQLKLTDTTNLKPQLDRIQECFIEFKENYKNILQI from the coding sequence ATGCTTAACCAAGGCAGGACTGAACTCTTAAATGAAGTAGATAAGCTCAAGAATAAACTCAAAGAGCTCAACAATAAGTATGACCTCTTGTTAGAGTCTTCTGCCAGTTATTTTGTGATATTTGAGGAAGGGACTGTCATAGAATTTAGCCCAAAGGCAGAAGAAAAATTTGTTTTTGCCAGCGACTTCTCTGACAAAACTATAGACGAGCTGATGCCCATTTTTCAAGTAGATGGCGAACGAAGCAGTAAGACTTGGGCGAGCAATTTCAAAAGTGCCCAACATACCAAGTCAGCCCCTTTTGAATTTGAGTTTTTAGATAAAAATGGACAATCTTTTGCCACGATCGCTACGATCAGCAAAGTAAAAGACGAGCGATTTTTATTGCATTTTGATTTGGTAGAGAACACAGAAAACTTGGTCGTTTCGGCCAATGCCATCACAGACAATGCTCCTGTATTTATCAAAATAAGCGACGAAAAAAACAACGTTACCTATTTCAGCAAAGGCTGGTATGACCTACTGGGCAGCAAAGACAAAGAAACGTATTCGAAATGGGTTGATAATATTCATCCAGATGATCTCGCAGAGTACAGCAGTACTGTAGATTTTTCAATTTCGAAAAAGAAAAACTACGAGTATTCGTTTCGGATCAAAGACAGCAAAGGCAACTATCGATGGCTGCTCGAATCTGGCACACCCAGGTACTCGAAAAACAAACAATTTATAGGCTATGCCGCCGCCGCTATAGATACCACTGAACGAAAGGCTCTAGAGGTAGAAACCACAAGAGAAAAGGCCATATCCGAATCAGAACATAAGATTCAGGAGTCACTCGACGAATCTGAAGTGGTGGCTATGACTACCAATACTGAAGGTAGCATTACTTTTTGTAACAACAAGCTAGTAGACACGCTAGGCTTGAACAAGACCGAAATCGTAGGTGCCAATCTATTTGATCTATTTATTCCAGATGCAGCCACCAAAATCAACCAAAAGAAGTTTGGACAAATTGCTAAAACAGGTAAACACTCTGGAGCTATCGCAGGCAAGTTTTTCACCAAAGAGAAGGAGGAAATCTATGTCCGTTTTAATGTAATCCTACTCAAGGATAGTTTCAACGAAGTTTCTGGCATCAACCTGATAGGTGAAAATGTGACCGAACAAAACAAGGTTAAAAAGCAGCTTGAAAAGAGTAACGACCAGCTCAAGGAACTATTCGACAACTCCTATGACCTAATCCAAACCTTTGATCACGACGGTGTATTCCAATTTGTAAACCAAGCTTGGGTAGAAAAGTTAGGCTATACCAATCAGCTTGATAAAATCAGATTTAAAGACTTAGTACATGCCGACCATTGGGGCAAGACCGTCGCAAATCTTGATAAAATCATCAAGGGCGAAAAAGTAGATCGGTTTGAAACTGTACTGGTCTCGGATATGGGCAAAAACATCTATGTATCTGGCCGTGTAAACTGCTCGTTTGATATGAATGGCAATGCCCAATTTAGAGGTATTTTCTACGACATTACCGAGCGTATCCGTACAGAGAAGGCTCAAAGCTTATACTACAAAGTAGCAGACTTCAATATCGAAGGACCACAACTAGAAACGCTCTACTCCAAGCTGTTTGATGAGTTGCAGGGTTTACTCAATATCAAAAATTTGTCTATCGAACTGAACCTGACGGACAAATCCAATGCCTCTACCCCATATCTGCGATCAGAATTCGAAGACACTGTGCAGCTAGAAAATCAAAAGCTTATCAATGAGCTGATTGCTACACAAATGGATGATAAGTCCAAGCAATTGATCACCTACGAAGAGCAGATCAAAGCCCATGTAGCTCAGCTCGACCATGCTTACACGGGCCTATACCCTAAAGTATGGCTTGGTGTACAGATCACAGTAAGCAATAAAGCTATAGGGCTACTTAGCACATACTCCTATGACGACAGATCCGACTTTGGTGCCAAAGATTTGGAATTGCTCTACTTCATAGCCAGTCAAATTTCATTGGCTATCGAGAGAAAAATAAACGAAGAAAAGATCGTAGATCAAGCGGCCCGACTCAAGGCTATATTCGAAAGTAGCAGTCATCAGATTTGGTCGGTAGACGAGCAGTACTTATTGACTTCGTTCAATAACAACTATGCCTTGTCACTGAAAAGCAATTATGGCATAGAGGCGATGGTGGGCTCTGCATACTCCAAGGAAAAACATAAGTTGTCAGGTGCTTTCAATCGGTTTTGGGAACAAAAATACAATGAAGCATTTGCGGGCAAGGCACTTAACTTCCAGCACGAAGTAAGAGCGATCAATGACCAAATACAATGGTCTGAGGTCTTTATCAACCCGATTGTAAAAGAAGATGGCACGATCGAAGAAGTTTCTGTCATATCCAACGACATTACGGAAAAGAAAAGCTCAGAATTAGCCCTATATGAAAGTGAAGCTAAGTTTAGAGAAATATTCGAGTCGATTCAAGATATATATTTCCGATGCGACATGCATGGCAAAATTGTCATGATCAGCCCATCAGCCAAAGAATCGTTGGGGTTGTCATCTGAAGATGTACTGGGCAAAAACATTACATATTTTTTTAACTCAGAATCTTCGTCGGGCTCTATCTTGCGAAACCTACTCCGCCAGCACAAGGTACAAAACCTAGAGGCCAGTTATCAGACCGAAGACGGCGAAAAAATAGACTTTTTGTGTAACGTACGCATATTATTTAGAAACAAACAAACCATAGGATTTGAAGGCGTAGCACGTGATATTACAGAAATCAGACGTGCCTACGAGGAACTCTCTAAAGCGAAAGAACTAGCGGAAAAATCTCTCGCCATCAAAGAGCGGTTTTTGGCTAATATGAGTCACGAAATCCGGACACCTATGAATGGTATCATTGGTATGATCGACCTGATAGGCAGTACCGCGCTAGACAAAGAGCAGATGGATTATGTAAAGACTATCAAGAAGTCATCTCAGACTTTGATGGATATTCTCAACGACATCTTGGATTTGTCTAAAATAGAAGCGGGTAAAATGGAATTAAAACAGCGCCCAATAAGTTTAATCGCTACTTTTCAGCGATTGTACGACCTCTTTTCTAAAGAAGCCAACACACACAACATCTACCTCAATTATAACCTAGATGAAAAAATACCATCAGTCATTATGCTGGATGAGACAAGGTTGCTACAGGTCTTGTCTAATTTGGTGAGTAATGCCATTAAGTTTTCAGATGGCAAAGGCATAATAGATATTAGTCTCCGGCTCAAACGACAAGAAAATAATACTTGCACGTTTAAGGTACAGATCAAAGATGAAGGAATTGGGATTCCTAAAGATCAAATCAAGCACCTCTTTATCAATTTCAACCAACTCGACAACTCTAGCACCAAAGTGTATTCAGGTACAGGCTTGGGACTTGCCATATCTAAAGAATTGGTGCGTTCTATGAACGGCGAGATCGGTGTAGTTTCTACTCCTGGTCTAGGAAGCACTTTTTGGTTCACCTTCGAAGGAGAAATCCTCGACAGCAATACAGGCACAGTATCGTCAGAGCCAGAAGAACCATTGCATATTACTAAGTCATTCGAGCATGTCATTCCTCATATACTAGTAGTAGACGACAACAAAGTAAACCGAACCGTAGCTAGTCAAATTTTAGAGAAGTCTGGCTGCAAAGTGTATTTAGCTGCTAGTGGACTCGAAGCTCTTGAAATTGTTGAAAAACATCCATTAGACTTGGTGTTTATGGATATACAAATGCCAAATATGGATGGTGTACAAACTACACAAAACATAAAAGCCTTGGGTTTGCCTAAGCTCCCTCCTATCATAGCCATGACGGCCTACTCGATGGAAGATGACCGTCAGAAATTCTTATCGCAAGGGCTGGATGACTATGTTGCCAAGCCTATTCGAGCTGTAACGATTATCGAAAAAGTAAAAGAATACATTCAGTACAAACCAGAAATCACTGAGATTGAACCGCAAAATGAGAAAGCCTCGGATCTACTCATCAATATGGAAACACTAGATCAGCTGGCTAAATTTGGAGGGGCTGAATTGCTAGAATCTGTCCTGTCTGATTTTGAGCAAGAAGCCAACGAACTGATCAAAAACTGTATGATTTATTTTGCTGATAATCAGATCGAAGAAATTCGAAAAGAACTCCATACTCTAAAAGGTAGTGCTGGAACATTAGGTATTGAAAAACTAGCCAATCATGTCATTAAACTAGAATTACAATTAAAATTAACAGACACCACGAATTTGAAACCACAATTGGATAGGATACAAGAGTGTTTCATTGAGTTTAAAGAAAATTACAAAAATATACTTCAAATCTGA
- a CDS encoding PAS domain-containing sensor histidine kinase: MRVLRNLIRYLLNAGVYGNTQIVERRRIRLVNTFNLIGFMILLLFSGINLFVGSYENAIVIFTGVFFLSLPVHLLNSHGKRQLAKYYFVIVTLAFTNVMGYKTILEFQNRDNEYFFIGFSAVIIALFDNPVKRMVFIFSAFSAILMKLVRLSYQEQLTENTDSWLSITNLLVAFVCVYFFTDIFKQDLIRGEQRIRKFAGQLEKQKRLVQSERDELQYNKQLLRMTLDNLPIFITMMDITGKFLIVNSRFKDIVKDKTNEIEGQHYSKILGEDITRETDPLFERSVNGLVSEVNRALTFPSGETIHAYGKYYPLKNEKGEITHILAYVTDIQHLKETEKELIAVNEAKDKILSILSHDLRSPLHSLSGLITYSKDIDPATFDQLMSNVKRQVDTLGFTLDNVLSWVKTQLEGFVANPKTINTKEVVEESISLYAEQVKEKNIGITIKARDSAQAWVDEDHLSIVVRNLISNAIKFTPAQGHIEVLIETNESQVILTIKDSGIGMCSKTIDLALRGLSNEKPQSRPGTNGEKGTGLGLSFCLDLLQLNQATIEIQSEPDRGTTTVIHLPKVVA; encoded by the coding sequence ATGAGGGTTTTGAGAAATTTAATTAGATACCTGCTAAACGCAGGGGTGTATGGTAATACACAAATAGTAGAGCGTAGGAGAATCAGATTAGTCAATACTTTTAACCTGATCGGTTTCATGATTCTATTGCTTTTTAGCGGAATCAATTTATTCGTCGGTTCTTATGAAAATGCAATTGTTATTTTTACAGGTGTATTTTTCTTGAGTTTACCCGTCCACCTGCTCAACTCGCATGGGAAAAGACAATTAGCCAAATACTACTTTGTGATTGTGACTTTGGCTTTTACTAATGTAATGGGTTACAAAACCATCCTTGAGTTTCAAAACAGAGACAATGAGTACTTCTTTATTGGTTTTTCTGCGGTCATCATTGCATTATTCGACAATCCAGTAAAACGAATGGTATTTATTTTTTCAGCTTTTTCAGCTATTCTGATGAAACTGGTGCGGTTGTCATACCAAGAGCAGTTGACAGAGAATACGGACAGCTGGCTCTCTATCACCAACCTCCTTGTTGCCTTTGTCTGTGTCTATTTTTTTACAGATATTTTTAAGCAAGATCTGATACGAGGAGAGCAACGTATTCGAAAATTTGCTGGACAACTAGAAAAACAAAAACGATTGGTGCAATCAGAGCGAGACGAGCTTCAATACAACAAGCAACTCCTCCGTATGACCTTGGATAACTTACCCATTTTCATCACCATGATGGATATTACGGGCAAGTTTCTTATCGTCAATTCACGATTTAAAGACATTGTCAAAGACAAGACCAATGAAATAGAAGGGCAGCATTATTCAAAGATATTAGGAGAGGATATTACCCGAGAAACGGATCCACTTTTTGAAAGGAGTGTGAATGGGCTGGTCTCGGAAGTCAATCGAGCCCTTACCTTTCCTTCTGGCGAAACCATCCATGCTTATGGCAAATATTACCCCTTGAAAAACGAAAAAGGGGAGATAACCCATATATTGGCCTACGTGACAGATATTCAACACCTCAAAGAAACAGAAAAAGAATTGATCGCTGTGAATGAAGCCAAAGATAAGATCTTGAGTATTTTGTCTCATGACTTGCGCTCGCCACTGCATTCTTTGAGCGGACTCATCACATATTCTAAGGACATAGACCCAGCGACGTTCGACCAACTCATGAGCAACGTAAAAAGGCAGGTAGACACGCTCGGTTTTACGCTCGACAATGTGCTCAGTTGGGTCAAAACCCAATTGGAAGGGTTTGTTGCCAACCCAAAGACCATCAACACAAAAGAGGTTGTAGAGGAAAGTATCAGCTTGTATGCAGAACAGGTCAAGGAAAAGAACATTGGCATAACGATCAAAGCAAGAGACTCGGCACAAGCATGGGTAGATGAAGATCACCTGTCTATCGTAGTTAGAAACCTCATCAGCAATGCCATCAAGTTTACGCCAGCCCAAGGCCATATAGAAGTACTAATCGAAACAAACGAATCGCAAGTTATCCTTACCATAAAAGACTCAGGGATAGGGATGTGCAGCAAAACAATTGATCTTGCACTTAGAGGGTTGAGTAATGAAAAGCCACAAAGTAGACCAGGTACTAATGGTGAAAAAGGAACGGGGCTAGGCTTGAGTTTTTGTTTGGATTTACTCCAGCTGAATCAAGCCACGATAGAAATCCAAAGTGAGCCTGACCGTGGCACCACTACTGTTATCCATTTGCCTAAAGTTGTCGCTTAA
- a CDS encoding beta/alpha barrel domain-containing protein → MNLKTFVKVGSITNLSDARFCAGFGVDLLGFDFNPSSDNYISIEQANEIMGWVAGPAFVAEFGDMGLEEIVKLQEENKFPLLQVNTLETASALQVKGYDVILHIDVTSRQDLEELSLAQVHGAKLKHIIVDCTAPQLVPDIEKILTTGGLTSLIKAYDVELSQLDHIIQVQPFSGIELKGSQEEKPGFKEYDELADILEALEAED, encoded by the coding sequence ATGAATTTAAAAACGTTTGTGAAAGTAGGAAGTATCACCAATTTGAGTGATGCTCGATTTTGCGCTGGCTTTGGCGTAGACCTTTTAGGGTTTGACTTTAACCCTAGTTCGGACAACTATATTTCTATAGAACAAGCCAATGAAATCATGGGCTGGGTAGCTGGCCCTGCCTTTGTGGCCGAGTTTGGCGATATGGGGCTAGAAGAAATCGTTAAGCTACAGGAGGAAAACAAATTTCCTTTGCTACAGGTGAATACTTTGGAGACGGCCAGTGCCTTGCAGGTCAAGGGGTATGATGTGATCCTGCATATAGATGTGACTAGTCGCCAAGACTTGGAAGAACTATCGCTGGCGCAAGTGCATGGGGCTAAACTCAAGCACATCATAGTAGACTGCACCGCCCCGCAGTTGGTCCCTGATATTGAAAAGATACTTACTACAGGTGGGCTTACCTCCCTGATCAAGGCCTACGATGTGGAGCTATCGCAGCTGGATCATATCATACAAGTGCAGCCTTTTTCGGGCATCGAATTGAAAGGCTCGCAAGAAGAAAAACCGGGCTTCAAGGAGTATGACGAACTAGCGGATATCCTCGAAGCACTGGAGGCAGAAGATTAA
- a CDS encoding thioredoxin family protein, producing the protein MEVKETIDSNFQEAISAADKVIVKYYADWCGSCRLFNPKYKRLANDERFDGITFLNVNAEENQEARKAAGVTNLPFFAIFKNGELVETVASSKEEAIVELLSKLN; encoded by the coding sequence ATGGAAGTAAAAGAAACAATAGATAGCAATTTTCAGGAAGCCATTTCCGCTGCAGATAAAGTAATCGTAAAGTACTACGCCGACTGGTGTGGGTCTTGTAGATTGTTTAATCCTAAATATAAGCGACTGGCCAACGACGAAAGGTTTGATGGTATTACCTTTTTGAATGTGAATGCAGAAGAAAATCAGGAAGCAAGAAAAGCAGCTGGCGTCACTAACTTACCCTTTTTTGCCATCTTCAAGAATGGTGAATTGGTGGAAACCGTGGCGAGTAGCAAAGAAGAAGCGATTGTTGAATTATTGAGTAAATTGAACTGA
- a CDS encoding DUF6952 family protein, with translation MQIPVIKKLVENHSAEELEQAEFLLMEEKDLPFEVEGKDDGEVLTHLIAAGWIIEKMEKDDIPFPKALRAYTEKVRSSISG, from the coding sequence ATGCAGATTCCTGTGATTAAAAAACTGGTTGAAAATCACTCCGCCGAAGAGCTAGAGCAAGCTGAGTTTTTGCTGATGGAAGAAAAAGATCTTCCATTCGAAGTAGAAGGCAAAGACGATGGAGAAGTACTGACTCATCTGATAGCAGCGGGATGGATTATCGAAAAGATGGAAAAGGACGATATTCCTTTCCCTAAAGCCCTGAGGGCGTATACAGAGAAAGTTCGTTCGTCGATCTCTGGCTAA